From the Acidimicrobiia bacterium genome, the window GCAGGCATCGTGGGGAGCCAGGGCTAACACGATGTCTTTCGCCTGCAACTCACTTCCTGCTTCGACGATCCAGCCGTTCTCAATCCTTCTGACGGCACTCACCGGCCGATTCGTCTGGAAGGACGCGCCGAGATAGGCGGCGAGGTCTTCGGCTACCCCTGTCATTCCGTTCGCCGGAACGTGGACCGAAGCTCGCGGCGTGTCTTTCTCGCGCTGCTTCATGCGGGCCATCATCCCCCGGACCATGCTGCCCGCCTCGTCTTCGAGCGCCACCATCCTCGGGAACGCGGCTCGCATGGACAGCGTGGATGGGTCACCGGCGAAAACGCCGTGCGCCATCAGGGTCGCACCGAGTCGGCCGAGTTCCGGACCGAAGCGACGGCTGAAGTAACTCTCGATCGACTCGTCGGAGCTGGGGGGCGGTGTCTTGACCCATGGTTCGCAAATCGCCCGGAACTTCGCTCTCCACGAAACCAGTCCGGAGAAGGCGAGGGCCGGCGATTCCGGAACCTGAAAGAGCTCGTCCCTCTCGTAGACGAATCGTGACTTCGCCTCCGGATTTGCAGCCAGCATCTCGATTCCCGCCGCTTCGAAGACGGGTCCGAGGTCGGAGTTGGGCCACAGGAGGGACCCGGCCGCGGGTTCGAGTAGAAAGCCGTCCTGCCGAACGCTGGACGCCACGCCGCCGGGGTGTCCCGACGCTTCAAGGACTAGTACTTCCATGTCGCGGCGCTTCAATTCCGCTCCGACGATCAGTCCACCCAAACCACCGCCGACCACGATCACGTCACTCACAGCGAATCCTCCAAAACATCGGCCAGCATCGGCCCTACCTCGGGCCGGTCGTTCATCATTTCCGATCGGTAGTAGGTGCGGATTCCGACCTCTTCGGCCGCATCCCGGAAGAGCATGTCGACTTCGTAGAGCGTCTCGATGTGATCGGTGACAAATGAGATGGCCACCATGCCCACCGTGTCGAATCCGTCGCCGGCGAAGTCGGCGAGTACATGTTCGGTTCCCGGCCCGATCCATTTCACCGGCTTCGTGCGGGACTGGTAGCCGAGCCTGGCGTCGATCGAGTACGGGATCCGATCCACCACTGCCTTGACGGTGGCGGCCGTCTCTTCTGGATACGGGTCGCCTTTGGCGACCACGCTCCGGGGAAGGCCGTGCGCCGAAAACAGCACGGCAGCCCCGTCCCGCTGATCATGTGGCCGGGTCTCGAGCATCTCGGTCACCAGCTTCGCCTGGAAGTCGAGATACGACGGATGGTCGTACCAGGTGCGCACGACGTCGAGCGGGACTGCAACGTTCAGTTCCTCGAGCACCCGCCTGAGTTCGTTTTCCGAAGATCCGGTGGTGGCCCTCGAGTATTGGGGGTAGAGCGGCAGGAGAATGATGCGGTCCACGTTGGCGCGGACGAGCGAACGTACTGCATCGTAGGTATCCGGGCGTGTATAGCGCATGGCTACAGCCACTTCAGCGTCGTGTCCCCGTTCGTTCAGCGTTGCCTGGAGCATCCGGGC encodes:
- the hemH gene encoding ferrochelatase encodes the protein MSKTGIILAQLGGPRDQKEVEPFVRAIFADPDLVPIPGGPAVSKAFGWLVAKARGPFVRRNYRLIGGGSPIMEITLAQARMLQATLNERGHDAEVAVAMRYTRPDTYDAVRSLVRANVDRIILLPLYPQYSRATTGSSENELRRVLEELNVAVPLDVVRTWYDHPSYLDFQAKLVTEMLETRPHDQRDGAAVLFSAHGLPRSVVAKGDPYPEETAATVKAVVDRIPYSIDARLGYQSRTKPVKWIGPGTEHVLADFAGDGFDTVGMVAISFVTDHIETLYEVDMLFRDAAEEVGIRTYYRSEMMNDRPEVGPMLADVLEDSL
- the hemG gene encoding protoporphyrinogen oxidase; this translates as MSDVIVVGGGLGGLIVGAELKRRDMEVLVLEASGHPGGVASSVRQDGFLLEPAAGSLLWPNSDLGPVFEAAGIEMLAANPEAKSRFVYERDELFQVPESPALAFSGLVSWRAKFRAICEPWVKTPPPSSDESIESYFSRRFGPELGRLGATLMAHGVFAGDPSTLSMRAAFPRMVALEDEAGSMVRGMMARMKQREKDTPRASVHVPANGMTGVAEDLAAYLGASFQTNRPVSAVRRIENGWIVEAGSELQAKDIVLALAPHDACKLAPPDIAAQLGEAVVAPVAVVGIGGRAADVPLPAGFGALIGPDTDVHVLGILMESQYAPGRAPELHHLAKGIYGGAADPKVLTRTDEELIAMMIDETSRVIGTRVQPTWSRVVRHDPGIPQYNVGHVDWMRKLDATVANHPGLHLTGWGYRGIGVSSLGTEATRLGTLLAG